A genomic window from Osmerus eperlanus chromosome 5, fOsmEpe2.1, whole genome shotgun sequence includes:
- the LOC134020734 gene encoding cytosolic 5'-nucleotidase 1A, producing MCSIVRNTDVEQRSSQAVVVAVSSQAVFDSEMEQDPGLPDLLKKGPAFSFIEAVQQVNKKLMDKNPAETLLFDVILLSNYSKDINSKIIASVKHYGLAIGRFCFCNKDDNVESLQSSDAKLFLSTDRNDVFQASQQGVPSALLFHQQASGQQASGQQASGQQASGQQAWGQQASGQQAWGQQASGQQAWGQQASGKQASGQQASGQQASGQQAWKELKVVFSGDALGFSQDDLSSLRGQGFTEPQLQSLKAAKDSVKEFAVQMGEMRSRFGLVGSPLRAGLVTVWGSRDVCARALLTLRGWGLLVDEAFCLAGAPLSPILRLLQPHVLCVDGLLLA from the exons ATGTGTTCAATCGTGCGCAATACCGATGTTGAACAG AGGTCATCTCAAGCCGTTGTTGTCGCAGTGTCATCCCAAGCTGTCTTTGACTCAGAGATGGAACAAGACCCAGGTTTACCAGACCTTCTGAAAAAGGGGCCAGCGTTCTCGTTCATCGAG GCAGTGCAGCAAGTGAACAAAAAACTGATGGACAAAAATCCAGCAGAAACTTTgctgtttgatgtgatcctgttATCTAATTACAGCAAGGACATCAACTCAAAGATCATTGCCAGTGTCAAGCATTATG GTCTTGCTATCGGCAGGTTTTGCTTTTGTAACAAAGATGACAACGTAGAGAGCTTACAATCAAGCGACGCAAAGCTGTTCTTGTCAACGGACAGAAATGATGTGTTCCAGGCTTCACAACAAG GAGTCCCCTCTGCACTTCTGTTCCATCAGCAGGCCTCGGGGCAGCAGGCCTCAGGGCAGCAGGCCTCGGGGCAGCAGGCCTCGGGGCAGCAGGCCTGGGGGCAGCAGGCCTCGGGGCAGCAGGCCTGGGGGCAGCAGGCCTCGGGGCAGCAGGCCTGGGGGCAGCAGGCCTCGGGGAAGCAGGCCTCGGGGCAGCAGGCCTCAGGGCAGCAGGCCTCAGGGCAGCAGGCCTGGAAGGAGCTCAAAGTCGTGTTCTCAGGCGACGCCCTCGGCTTCTCCCAGGACGACCTCTCCAGTCTGAGAGGACAGGGCTTCACTGAGCCACAGCTGCAGTCTCTCAAAGCTGCCAAG GACTCGGTGAAGGAGTTTGCCGTGCAGATGGGTGAGATGAGGAGCAGGTTTGGGCTGGTGGGCAGCCCCCTGCGGGCTGGCCTGGTGACGGTGTGGGGCTCCAGGGACGTGTGTGCCCGGGCCCTGCTGACCCTGCGGGGCTGGGGCCTGTTGGTGGACGAGGCTTTCTGCCTGGCTGGAGCTCCACTCAGCCCCATCCTGCGCCTGCTGCAGCCACACGTCCTCTGTGTGGACGGCCTGCTCCTCGCGTGA
- the syt8 gene encoding synaptotagmin VIII isoform X2 produces the protein MPRWAIYTIAAVILFLFLVCILCICAKCCCKSKKKQKKKDKQMDLKGLKETSTSALVQPGADEAVYGSTKEPRGQLLYSLEYNSPQSELTVGIKEARGLKAMDTGGTSDPYVKVYISPSKSKTCETKVFRKTLNPIFNELFTFKIPMAELNECTAVMQVFDFNKFTKHCIIGEIRLQLSTVDWNHVIEEWRDLTEASKFDNENLGEICFSLRYVPTASKLTVVILEAKNLKSMDPGGSSDPYVKVQLTLDKKKWKRKKTSVKKNTLNPYFNESFDFEVSFNQIKRVHLVIAVWDYDKMTRNDAIGKIFLGCDASGNQLRHWADMLSSPRRPVAQWHTLLSAQQVDSTLSLKRAIKIPFMDKS, from the exons A TGCCAAGATGGGCCATCTATACAATAGCTGCCGTGATCCTCTTCTTGTTTCTGGTCTGTATTTTGTGTATCTGTGCCAAATGCTGCTGCAAGAGTAAaaagaaacagaagaagaaagacaAGCAGATGGATCTGAAAGGCCTGAAGGAAACCTCAACCTCTGCACTG GTCCAGCCTGGGGCAGATGAGGCGGTCTACGGATCGACCAAGGAACCAAGAGGACAGCTTCTCTACTCCCTGGAATACAACTCACCCCAGTCCGAG CTCACTGTGGGGATAAAAGAAGCTAGAGGGTTGAAAGCCATGGACACGGGGGGGACTTCTGACCCTTATGTCAAGGTCTACATCAGCCCCTCCAAGTCCAAAACATGCGAGACCAAGGTCTTTAGGAAAACCCTAAACCCAATTTTCAATGAACTCTTCACATTTAAG ATCCCCATGGCAGAGCTGAACGAGTGCACAGCAGTCATGCAGGTCTTTGACTTCAACAAGTTCACCAAACACTGCATCATAGGCGAGATCCGGTTGCAGCTCAGCACCGTCGACTGGAATCACGTCATCGAGGAATGGCGAGATCTGACGGAAGCGTCCAAGTTTGAT AACGAGAACCTGGGAGAGATATGTTTCTCCTTGCGCTACGTCCCCACTGCCAGCAAGCTAACTGTTGTCATCCTAGAGGCCAAAAACCTGAAGTCTATGGATCCAGGCGGGTCATCAG ATCCTTACGTGAAAGTGCAGCTCACTTTAGATAAGAAGAAGTGGAAGAGAAAGAAGACATCGGTTAAGAAGAACACTCTGAATCCCTACTTCAACGAGTCTTTTGACTTTGAGGTGTCGTTTAATCAAATCAAA AGGGTTCATCTGGTGATCGCCGTATGGGACTACGACAAGATGACGCGAAATGACGCTATCGGCAAGATCTTTCTGGGATGCGACGCGTCTGGGAACCAGCTGAGACACTGGGCAGACATGCTGTCCAGCCCTCGCAGGCCCGTGGCTCAGTGGCACACGCTGCTGTCAGCCCAGCAGGTGGACAGCACCCTGTCTCTCAAACGCGCCATAAAGATCCCGTTCATGGATAAGAGTTAA
- the syt8 gene encoding synaptotagmin VIII isoform X1, translating to MPPQSHPTKARIPTTTASHSNSTSAPTSIIPDFISQLLDKIPLPRWAIYTIAAVILFLFLVCILCICAKCCCKSKKKQKKKDKQMDLKGLKETSTSALVQPGADEAVYGSTKEPRGQLLYSLEYNSPQSELTVGIKEARGLKAMDTGGTSDPYVKVYISPSKSKTCETKVFRKTLNPIFNELFTFKIPMAELNECTAVMQVFDFNKFTKHCIIGEIRLQLSTVDWNHVIEEWRDLTEASKFDNENLGEICFSLRYVPTASKLTVVILEAKNLKSMDPGGSSDPYVKVQLTLDKKKWKRKKTSVKKNTLNPYFNESFDFEVSFNQIKRVHLVIAVWDYDKMTRNDAIGKIFLGCDASGNQLRHWADMLSSPRRPVAQWHTLLSAQQVDSTLSLKRAIKIPFMDKS from the exons ATGCCTCCCCAGTCCCACCCAACTAAAGCCAGAATCCCCACAACCACAGCCTCCCACTCTAACAGCACCTCTGCTCCCACCTCTATCATCCCTGACTTTATTTCTCAACTCCTGGACAAAATCCCTT TGCCAAGATGGGCCATCTATACAATAGCTGCCGTGATCCTCTTCTTGTTTCTGGTCTGTATTTTGTGTATCTGTGCCAAATGCTGCTGCAAGAGTAAaaagaaacagaagaagaaagacaAGCAGATGGATCTGAAAGGCCTGAAGGAAACCTCAACCTCTGCACTG GTCCAGCCTGGGGCAGATGAGGCGGTCTACGGATCGACCAAGGAACCAAGAGGACAGCTTCTCTACTCCCTGGAATACAACTCACCCCAGTCCGAG CTCACTGTGGGGATAAAAGAAGCTAGAGGGTTGAAAGCCATGGACACGGGGGGGACTTCTGACCCTTATGTCAAGGTCTACATCAGCCCCTCCAAGTCCAAAACATGCGAGACCAAGGTCTTTAGGAAAACCCTAAACCCAATTTTCAATGAACTCTTCACATTTAAG ATCCCCATGGCAGAGCTGAACGAGTGCACAGCAGTCATGCAGGTCTTTGACTTCAACAAGTTCACCAAACACTGCATCATAGGCGAGATCCGGTTGCAGCTCAGCACCGTCGACTGGAATCACGTCATCGAGGAATGGCGAGATCTGACGGAAGCGTCCAAGTTTGAT AACGAGAACCTGGGAGAGATATGTTTCTCCTTGCGCTACGTCCCCACTGCCAGCAAGCTAACTGTTGTCATCCTAGAGGCCAAAAACCTGAAGTCTATGGATCCAGGCGGGTCATCAG ATCCTTACGTGAAAGTGCAGCTCACTTTAGATAAGAAGAAGTGGAAGAGAAAGAAGACATCGGTTAAGAAGAACACTCTGAATCCCTACTTCAACGAGTCTTTTGACTTTGAGGTGTCGTTTAATCAAATCAAA AGGGTTCATCTGGTGATCGCCGTATGGGACTACGACAAGATGACGCGAAATGACGCTATCGGCAAGATCTTTCTGGGATGCGACGCGTCTGGGAACCAGCTGAGACACTGGGCAGACATGCTGTCCAGCCCTCGCAGGCCCGTGGCTCAGTGGCACACGCTGCTGTCAGCCCAGCAGGTGGACAGCACCCTGTCTCTCAAACGCGCCATAAAGATCCCGTTCATGGATAAGAGTTAA
- the LOC134020732 gene encoding uncharacterized protein LOC134020732, giving the protein METVEKLNKDLVSHKLLDNKVLSKQNGRTGIAKHLYNTFKIHTLQIQSINRSECATGSCPNLMMSRNEQQDVRSAPLAPSAPSALTPQLPPRVHRPLCLSVSSDSNGRFKTLETQEWKNNLKAQMEQAHSAGAASSTGSLERASLFCASGLPSPVETLTKSKSSSRFSLFSPPWNSSSESDSNPPSRSGSKKLRNYSRRAATGPAGVGGRTPDAPEPKPSGPEHFQYTEPVISKVTDYIYVGNLNAAYSGRTLCRNNIDIIIDMSGLPGEPCPSPCLSLIPCTCSRGARHSWSRLKVDIAQVPDAPGESPALKQRCFDDINGCIDASTEKRKRVLVHCRDGYSLAPACIIQYLMVKQNMRLLTAYELLRAKYPLNIRECHQDVLVSLERALRPGGSVDPEGFKQAISRRVAWS; this is encoded by the exons ATGGAAACCGTGGAGAAATTGAACAAAGACCTAGTTTCACATAAACTGTTGGATAATAAGGTGCTTTCCAAACAGAATGGCAGAACAG GTATTGCCAAGCATCTTTACAacacattcaaaatacacacttTGCAGATTCAGTCCATAAATCGCTCAGAATGTGCCACTG GCTCATGTCCCAATCTGATGATGAGTAGGAACGAACAGCAGGACGTCCGCtcggcccccctggccccctcgGCCCCCTCGGCCCTCACCCCCCAGCTGCCCCCCCGCGTCCACcggcccctctgcctctccgtgTCCTCCGACAGCAATGGCCGCTTCAAGACCCTGGAGACTCAGGAGTGGAAAAACAACCTCAAAGCTCAG ATGGAGCAGGCCCACAGCGCCGGGGCCGCCAGCAGCACCGGCTCCCTGGAGAGAGCCTCCCTGTTCTGCGCCTCTGGCCTGCCCAGCCCGGTGGAGACCCTCACCAAGAGCAAGTCCTCCAGTCGCTtctccctgttctcccctcCCTGGAACAGCAGCTCTGAGTCCgactccaaccccccctcccgctcGGGCTCCAAGAAGCTGCGGAACTACAGTCGCCGGGCGGCTACCGGGCCGGCTGGCGTGGGCGGCAGGACCCCCGACGCCCCGGAGCCCAAGCCCAGCGGCCCCGAGCACTTCCAGTACACCGAGCCCGTCATCTCCAAGGTGACGGACTACATCTACGTGGGCAACCTGAACGCAGCCTACAGCGGGCGCACGCTGTGCCGCAACAACATCGACATCATCATCGACATGAGCGGCCTGCCTGGAGAGCcgtgccccagcccctgcctcagcctcaTCCCCTGCACCTGCTCCCGCGGGGCCCGTCACAGCTGGTCCCGCCTCAAGGTGGACATAGCACAGGTCCCCGACGCACCGGGCGAGAGCCCCGCCCTCAAGCAGCGCTGCTTCGACGACATCAACGGCTGCATCGACGCGTCCACGGAGAAGAGGAAGCGTGTGCTGGTGCACTGCCGTGACGGCTACTCTCTGGCGCCCGCCTGCATCATCCAGTACCTGATGGTGAAGCAGAACATGAGGCTTCTGACCGCCTACGAGCTGCTCAGAGCCAAGTACCCCCTGAACATCCGAGAGTGCCACCAGGACGTGCTGGTAAGCCTGGAGAGGGCTCTGAGGCCGGGGGGCAGCGTGGACCCTGAGGGCTTCAAGCAGGCCATCTCCCGGAGGGTAGCCTGGTCCTGA
- the LOC134020736 gene encoding troponin I, fast skeletal muscle-like — protein sequence MSEKKMSSSRKHSLKSLMLAIAKGLLEEEAKEQEEWRKRYMEETCPSLSLPRTMQELQELCKEIHHKIDRIDEERYDLESKVNKSAKEIEDMHIKVQDLKGKFKKPALRKVRMSADAMLKALLGSKHTVNMDLRANLKQVKKEVKEEDKEAVGDWRKNIEDKADRKKMFETS from the exons ATGTCAGA AAAAAAGATGTCCTCAAGTCGCAAGCATAGTCTGAAG AGTTTGATGCTCGCCATCGCCAAGGGTTTACTGGAAGAAGAGgcgaaggagcaggaggaatggaggaagaGGTACATGGAGGAGACctgcccttctctgtctctgcccaGAACCATGCAGGAGCTGCAG GAGCTCTGCAAAGAGATTCACCATAAGATTGATAGGATAGATGAGGAGAGATATGACCTGGAGAGCAAAGTCAACAAAAGTGCCAAGGAG ATTGAAGACATGCACATCAAGGTGCAGGACCTGAAGGGGAAATTCAAGAAGCCAGCTCTGAGGAAAGTGAGGATGTCAGCTGATGCCATGCTCAAGGCTCTGCTGGGCTCCAAACACACCGTGAACATGGATCTGAGGGCTAACCTGAAACAAGTGAAGAAGGAGGTCAAGGAGGAG GACAAAGAAGCTGTTGGCGACTGGCGTAAGAACATTGAGGACAAGGCTGACAGGAAGAAGATGTTTGAGACATCCTAG
- the LOC134020735 gene encoding troponin I, fast skeletal muscle-like translates to MTDKRMSMSRKHNIKSCMLGVAKDLLEAEAKEKVEERKKYMEENCPPLDMPQSKEELLEYCRTLHQSIDVIDEERYILECKANMVVEEVKDLNIKIIDLKGKFKKPALKKVRMSADAMLKALLGSKHTVNMDLRSSLKQVKKEVKEEDKQLRDVGDWRKNIEDKSDMGGRKKMFESDA, encoded by the exons ATGACAGA CAAACGAATGTCCATGAGCCGTAAGCACAACATTAAG AGCTGTATGTTGGGGGTTGCTAAGGACTTACTTGAGGCTGAAGCGAAAGaaaaggtggaagagaggaagaagtaCATGGAAGAGAACTGCCCTCCTCTGGACATGCCTCAGTCCAAGGAGGAACTCCTG GAATATTGCAGAACTTTGCACCAAAGTATTGATGTCATTGATGAAGAGAGGTACATCTTAGAGTGCAAAGCAAACATGGTAGTGGAAGAG GTTAAGGACCTGAATATCAAAATAATTGACCTGAAGGGGAAGTTCAAGAAGCCAGCTCTGAAGAAAGTGAGGATGTCAGCTGACGCCATGCTCAAGGCTCTGCTGGGCTCCAAACACACCGTGAACATGGATCTGAGGTCCAGCCTGAAACAAGTGAAGAAGGAGGTCAAGGAGGAG gacaAGCAGTTGCGTGATGTTGGCGACTGGCGTAAGAACATTGAGGACAAGTCTGACATGGGAGGCAGGAAGAAGATGTTTGAGTCTGATGCGTAG
- the LOC134020738 gene encoding troponin I, fast skeletal muscle-like: protein MSEKKMTSSRKHHLKSLVLSVAAGLLEQEVKEIAEEKERFMAEACPPMDLPSGGQQELMEYCKKLGQLSEKSDEERYDAEAKVTKAQKEIEDLKFKVTELQPVKKPALKKVRMSADSMLQALLGSKHKVTMDLRSNLKQVKKEVKEDTTEAGDWRKNIEDKADRKKMFETS from the exons ATGTCTGA GAAAAAGATGACATCGAGCCGCAAGCACCATCTGAAG AGCCTGGTGCTTTCGGTGGCTGCTGGCCTGCTGGagcaggaggtgaaggagatcgcggaggagaaggagaggttcaTGGCAGAGGCCTGCCCCCCCATGGACCTGCCATCAGGAGGCCAGCAGGAGCTGATG GAGTACTGCAAAAAACTGGGTCAGTTGAGTGAGAAGAGTGATGAGGAGAGGTATGATGCAGAGGCCAAAGTAACAAAGGCACAGAAAGAG ATTGAGGATCTGAAGTTCAAAGTAACAGAACTGCAGCCAGTGAAGAAGCCAGCTCTGAAGAAGGTCCGTATGTCCGCTGACTCCATGCTCCAGGCTCTGCTGGGCTCCAAGCACAAGGTGACCATGGATCTGAGGTCCAACCTCAAACAAGTGAAGAAGGAGGTCAAGGAGGAC ACCACAGAAGCTGGCGACTGGCGTAAGAACATTGAGGATAAGGCTGACAGGAAGAAGATGTTTGAGACATCCTAA
- the LOC134020737 gene encoding troponin I, fast skeletal muscle-like — MSDKKMSSSRKHHLKSLVLSVAAGLLEAEAKQLVVDRANHMAEAVPALAIPSGQAEIMEYCKKLGQLSEKSDEERYDAEAKVLKAQKEIEDLKFKVMELQPVKKPALKKVRLSADAMLQALLGSKHKVTMDLRSNLKQVKKEVKPETTEQVGDWRKNIDDKADRKKMFETS, encoded by the exons ATGTCGGA CAAAAAGATGTCATCCAGCCGTAAGCACCATCTGAAG AGCTTGGTGCTGTCGGTGGCTGCAGGGCTCCTGGAGGCAGAGGCCAAGCAGCTCGTTGTGGATAGAGCTAACCACATGGCTGAGGCGGTTCCCGCTCTGGCAATCCCCTCAGGCCAAGCAGAGATCATG GAGTACTGCAAAAAACTGGGTCAGTTGAGTGAGAAGAGTGATGAGGAGAGGTATGATGCAGAGGCCAAAGTACTGAAGGCACAAAAAGAG ATTGAGGATCTGAAGTTCAAAGTGATGGAACTGCAGCCAGTGAAGAAACCAGCTCTGAAGAAGGTCCGTTTGTCCGCTGACGCCATGCTCCAGGCTCTGCTGGGCTCCAAGCACAAGGTGACCATGGATCTGAGGTCCAACCTCAAACAAGTGAAGAAGGAGGTCAAGCCAGAG ACCACAGAACAAGTTGGTGACTGGCGTAAGAACATTGACGATAAGGCTGACAGGAAGAAGATGTTTGAGACATCCTAA